In Deltaproteobacteria bacterium, the following proteins share a genomic window:
- a CDS encoding radical SAM protein: MIFHSFFGLGMYLENHSANALNSFSTSRALSEERYIPPELLQEFVRRGFLVQAGKPEREEIVSQYGVLSPEAISGLCLNMATGCNFRCHHCIHFAGSDLNGRPLKPGRMSFETARSAMDWVASGLLENGQTRMDLNFGGGEPLLNWRAMEKTLKYAHQHLQPRLDVHFSINTNASLMTSQMARALKKYNVRVIASLDGAKTGNDLVRRTKSGRPTFDLVQTGFARLAAAGTPVRAVHVILSSENFDSLGDTFIQYLAQRKMLSITLEPDLTDRLKQPVSSLVNKIMNLKKAAREKGISITGYWERPFARIIRPEADLTPHFCRAMGGKTIDVMPDGSLYSCSYTDLKLGNLWQFAGKGPPSLLTNTPRFRAMLDSQRIGQIDQCRGCELEGVCGGGCYATTAHALKKKDDRIIAYRCDFYRQVTRQLLLDAMDQKMAA; the protein is encoded by the coding sequence GTGATTTTTCATTCCTTTTTCGGACTGGGGATGTATCTCGAAAACCACAGCGCCAACGCCCTCAATTCATTTTCGACTTCCCGGGCTTTGTCAGAGGAGAGGTATATTCCGCCTGAACTGCTTCAGGAGTTTGTTCGCCGGGGATTCCTGGTCCAGGCGGGCAAACCGGAGCGTGAAGAGATCGTGAGCCAGTACGGCGTTCTTTCTCCCGAAGCGATTTCCGGCCTGTGCCTCAATATGGCCACGGGCTGCAACTTTCGCTGTCACCATTGTATCCATTTCGCTGGAAGCGATCTGAACGGCCGTCCTCTGAAACCTGGCCGCATGTCATTTGAAACCGCCAGGTCAGCCATGGATTGGGTGGCCAGCGGTTTACTGGAAAACGGGCAAACCCGGATGGACTTGAACTTCGGGGGCGGCGAACCCCTGCTTAACTGGCGCGCCATGGAAAAGACCCTTAAATATGCGCACCAGCATCTCCAGCCCCGGCTGGACGTACATTTTTCTATAAATACCAATGCTTCCTTGATGACCTCTCAAATGGCGCGCGCCCTGAAAAAATACAACGTCAGGGTCATTGCCAGCCTGGATGGAGCGAAGACAGGCAACGATCTGGTCAGGCGAACGAAAAGCGGTCGGCCGACCTTTGATCTTGTGCAGACAGGCTTTGCCAGGCTGGCGGCCGCCGGGACGCCGGTCCGGGCGGTGCATGTCATTTTAAGCTCGGAAAACTTTGACTCCTTAGGCGATACCTTTATTCAGTATCTGGCTCAAAGAAAGATGCTCAGCATCACCCTTGAACCGGATTTAACGGATCGGCTTAAGCAGCCGGTCTCTTCTCTGGTTAATAAAATAATGAACCTGAAAAAGGCGGCCAGAGAAAAAGGCATATCAATCACCGGGTACTGGGAGCGCCCATTTGCCAGGATCATCCGGCCGGAGGCTGATTTAACTCCGCACTTCTGCCGCGCCATGGGCGGCAAAACGATTGACGTTATGCCAGATGGCAGCCTCTATAGCTGTTCCTACACCGACCTTAAGCTCGGGAACCTGTGGCAATTTGCCGGAAAAGGGCCGCCTTCTCTTCTGACGAACACTCCGCGCTTTCGGGCCATGCTCGATTCCCAAAGGATAGGACAGATTGATCAATGTCGAGGCTGTGAACTGGAAGGGGTCTGCGGCGGGGGATGCTATGCCACCACTGCGCATGCGTTGAAAAAAAAGGACGATCGTATTATCGCGTATCGCTGTGATTTTTATCGCCAGGTTACAAGGCAGCTTTTACTGGACGCTATGGATCAAAAAATGGCAGCTTAA
- a CDS encoding SMP-30/gluconolactonase/LRE family protein encodes MRTQKMRLSILLAITAMLIAFQVQGLALAEQTRVWVYTKLPGVPEGLCIDSKNNLYATVSFTGELVKLKDNGAYDHVAWVPTKADSGKGQVIGIEADKSDNILVTYKEFSKKWEGLLNPRHPDCNDVTVKKSGVYKVNPSTGKVTPVLTRAEGWPVCFPDDIAVDNAGNIYVSDLTYSGIWKISPDGKVTMWCDDPLLNWSDPSLALGVNVIVLDKQQKNIYAATTTIEGRIVKIPIKKDGSAGKPRFHSRMHTYFDGIEIDDEGYIYASEPGLNQIIVVSPKAGFVTPRKVIARGAPLEGPTSLVLRDGVLYTANLAYGWPDEAKSNTVIAIKGFTKK; translated from the coding sequence ATGAGGACACAAAAAATGAGGCTCAGCATCCTCCTGGCCATAACCGCGATGCTGATTGCATTCCAGGTCCAGGGCCTTGCTTTGGCCGAGCAGACCAGGGTCTGGGTTTACACCAAGCTGCCCGGCGTTCCAGAGGGGCTTTGTATTGACTCCAAAAACAACCTTTATGCCACCGTGTCATTTACCGGGGAGCTGGTGAAGCTCAAAGACAATGGCGCTTACGATCACGTGGCCTGGGTCCCAACCAAGGCAGACAGCGGCAAGGGACAGGTCATCGGGATAGAAGCGGACAAGAGTGACAATATCCTGGTGACTTATAAGGAATTTTCAAAAAAATGGGAAGGCCTGCTTAATCCGCGTCACCCAGACTGCAACGATGTCACAGTCAAAAAGAGCGGGGTGTACAAGGTCAACCCCAGTACCGGCAAGGTCACACCGGTCCTGACCAGAGCTGAAGGCTGGCCCGTCTGCTTCCCGGACGACATTGCTGTTGACAACGCCGGTAACATCTATGTTTCCGACCTGACTTACTCGGGCATCTGGAAAATTTCGCCGGATGGCAAGGTTACCATGTGGTGCGACGACCCACTCCTGAACTGGTCGGACCCGTCGCTCGCCCTGGGGGTTAATGTCATTGTTCTTGATAAACAGCAAAAAAATATCTACGCCGCCACCACGACCATCGAGGGCCGCATCGTTAAAATACCCATTAAAAAAGACGGCAGCGCCGGTAAGCCCCGTTTTCATTCACGCATGCATACTTATTTCGACGGTATTGAGATTGACGATGAAGGATATATCTATGCCTCTGAGCCTGGACTCAACCAGATTATAGTGGTGTCCCCAAAGGCGGGTTTCGTAACGCCCCGAAAGGTCATTGCCCGAGGCGCGCCCCTGGAAGGCCCCACCAGCCTGGTCCTGCGAGACGGTGTGCTTTACACGGCCAATCTGGCGTATGGCTGGCCTGATGAGGCCAAATCCAATACTGTTATCGCCATCAAGGGCTTTACGAAGAAATAA
- a CDS encoding PFL family protein, producing MSISVDEVFETASMILYHNLDIRTTTLGINLKDCFDSDFTGFKEKVYHKVHSHACRLVEQAKNLELKYGIPIVNKRVSVTPVSLIMESHASPEKYLDLALTLDRAAADAGIDFIGGFGALVQKGMTRSEAVLIKSLPDVLSQTERVCSFLNAGTTEAGLNLDAINLLGKMLKETAAKSNNGLGCARFVVFANAPEDNPFMAGAFHGVGEGDVTLNVGISGPGVVRNVVEKNQDCDLTQLSEVIKRTVFKITRAGELIGRELARNMKIPFGIVDISLASTVAVGDSVANVIEAFGIERIGAHGSTLALALLMDAVKKGGAMASGNVGGLSGTFIPISEDAGMIEAVKKGALTLDKLEALTAVCSVGLDMFAVPGDTPAETINAIIADELAIGIIAHKTTAVRIIPVPGKQAGDLVQFGGLLGSAPVMEVNRFSAKRFMSRGGRLPAPLTSLRN from the coding sequence ATGTCTATTTCCGTGGATGAAGTTTTCGAAACAGCCAGCATGATCCTGTACCACAATCTGGATATCAGGACGACCACCCTGGGGATTAACCTCAAGGACTGCTTTGATTCCGATTTTACCGGGTTCAAGGAGAAGGTTTATCACAAGGTTCACTCCCATGCCTGCCGCCTGGTCGAACAGGCAAAAAACCTGGAGTTAAAATACGGTATACCCATTGTCAATAAAAGGGTCTCTGTGACGCCGGTGAGCCTGATCATGGAAAGTCATGCCAGTCCGGAGAAGTACCTGGACCTGGCCCTAACCCTGGACCGGGCCGCCGCAGACGCGGGCATTGATTTTATCGGGGGGTTCGGCGCGCTGGTGCAGAAAGGTATGACCAGGTCCGAGGCCGTGCTCATCAAATCCCTGCCTGACGTCCTTTCTCAAACCGAAAGGGTTTGCTCCTTCTTAAACGCCGGGACGACCGAAGCCGGTTTGAACCTGGATGCAATCAACCTGCTCGGGAAGATGTTGAAGGAAACGGCTGCTAAAAGTAATAATGGCCTGGGCTGCGCCAGGTTCGTCGTTTTTGCCAACGCCCCGGAAGACAATCCCTTCATGGCCGGGGCCTTTCACGGGGTGGGTGAAGGCGACGTAACCCTGAACGTCGGCATCAGCGGCCCGGGGGTGGTCAGGAACGTGGTGGAAAAGAACCAGGACTGCGACCTGACGCAGCTCTCCGAGGTCATAAAAAGAACTGTCTTCAAGATAACGCGGGCCGGGGAACTCATCGGCCGGGAACTGGCCCGGAATATGAAGATCCCTTTTGGCATCGTGGACATATCGCTGGCCTCGACCGTGGCTGTCGGAGACTCCGTGGCCAACGTCATCGAGGCCTTTGGGATCGAACGAATCGGCGCCCATGGTTCCACCCTGGCCCTGGCGCTGCTCATGGACGCCGTAAAAAAAGGCGGGGCCATGGCCAGCGGCAACGTTGGAGGCCTGAGCGGCACCTTTATCCCAATCAGCGAAGACGCCGGTATGATTGAGGCCGTGAAAAAAGGGGCGCTCACGCTGGATAAACTGGAGGCCCTCACTGCGGTTTGCTCCGTGGGACTGGATATGTTCGCCGTTCCCGGTGACACTCCGGCAGAGACCATCAACGCCATCATCGCCGATGAGCTGGCCATCGGAATCATCGCCCACAAGACCACAGCCGTGCGCATCATACCCGTGCCAGGTAAACAGGCCGGCGACCTCGTCCAGTTCGGAGGGCTGCTGGGATCGGCCCCGGTCATGGAAGTGAACAGGTTTTCGGCAAAAAGGTTTATGTCCAGGGGCGGGCGGCTGCCGGCGCCGCTGACCAGCCTGAGAAACTGA
- a CDS encoding ACT domain-containing protein gives MEKELLFITVIGKDRKGIVAKISALLYELDINIEDISQKITEGYFVMTMLVDIQDSGVPLDKISSELKTVAQDLQVDIQIQHENILKMMHRV, from the coding sequence ATGGAAAAGGAACTTTTGTTTATTACCGTGATCGGAAAAGACAGGAAGGGAATCGTGGCGAAAATTTCCGCCCTTTTATACGAGCTGGATATAAATATCGAGGACATCAGCCAGAAGATCACCGAGGGTTATTTCGTCATGACCATGCTGGTGGACATCCAGGATTCCGGTGTCCCCCTGGATAAAATCAGCTCTGAGCTTAAGACCGTGGCACAGGACCTCCAGGTGGACATTCAAATCCAGCATGAAAACATCTTGAAAATGATGCACCGGGTATGA
- a CDS encoding NAD-dependent protein deacylase, translated as MHQDSIEAAAEIIAKANYAVAFTGAGISAESGIPTFRDPGGIWDRFDPGELGTAGGAMQFAQRHPERIREFLIESVATFEKAEPNPAHHGLAELEKMEILQGVVTQNIDDLHSMAGNTRVFEVHGNLYRFRCTSCGVVQKFSRQEILSRVKRALSEEPFSMQTLLAALPQCDCQGLMRPDVVMFGEAVQQVPESYREAQLSDVIIVLGTSGVVWPAAGVPYEAKKTDSKIIEINPSENAFRDITDVYVKDLSGAAMPKIIERVRNLR; from the coding sequence ATGCATCAAGATTCGATTGAAGCAGCCGCGGAAATCATTGCCAAGGCAAACTATGCCGTCGCCTTCACCGGCGCGGGTATAAGCGCGGAAAGCGGCATACCCACCTTCCGCGATCCTGGAGGCATATGGGATCGGTTCGACCCCGGTGAACTGGGCACAGCAGGAGGCGCCATGCAGTTTGCCCAGCGTCATCCGGAGCGCATTCGAGAATTCTTAATAGAATCTGTAGCCACCTTTGAGAAGGCCGAACCCAACCCCGCGCACCACGGACTGGCGGAACTGGAAAAGATGGAAATATTACAAGGCGTCGTGACGCAGAACATTGACGACCTGCACTCCATGGCAGGCAACACCAGGGTCTTCGAGGTGCACGGCAACCTGTACCGGTTCAGGTGCACCTCCTGCGGGGTCGTTCAAAAATTCAGCCGCCAAGAAATCCTGAGCCGGGTGAAAAGAGCCTTAAGTGAGGAGCCTTTCAGTATGCAGACACTGCTGGCCGCACTGCCGCAATGTGACTGCCAGGGCTTGATGCGGCCGGACGTGGTCATGTTTGGCGAGGCGGTGCAGCAGGTGCCTGAAAGTTATCGCGAGGCCCAGCTTTCTGATGTCATCATTGTGCTTGGAACGAGCGGCGTCGTCTGGCCGGCGGCAGGCGTGCCTTATGAAGCCAAAAAAACTGACTCCAAGATCATCGAGATCAACCCTAGTGAAAACGCATTTAGGGATATCACTGATGTCTATGTCAAGGACCTGAGCGGCGCGGCCATGCCCAAGATAATCGAAAGGGTCAGGAATTTACGTTAA
- a CDS encoding cyclic nucleotide-binding domain-containing protein — protein sequence MSVDPFLYSYVASEEIYPDKAVIIEEGTKGFWAYVILEGQVKVTQKAPKGVVVVDSLREGDIFGELVMFEQGAGVRSATITANGTVRVGILDTERLSVEYDVLSPQLKELIGALIARLKDMTQKASALSLKVR from the coding sequence ATGTCCGTTGATCCGTTTTTATACTCCTATGTCGCCAGTGAAGAAATATACCCGGACAAGGCGGTCATCATCGAAGAAGGGACCAAGGGGTTCTGGGCCTACGTCATCCTGGAAGGGCAGGTAAAGGTCACGCAAAAGGCCCCCAAGGGCGTGGTCGTCGTGGATTCTCTCAGGGAAGGCGATATCTTCGGCGAACTGGTCATGTTCGAGCAAGGGGCAGGCGTTCGCAGCGCCACTATCACCGCAAACGGCACGGTCCGCGTCGGTATCCTGGACACGGAACGGCTGTCCGTCGAATATGATGTCCTCTCGCCCCAGCTCAAGGAACTTATCGGCGCGCTGATCGCCAGGCTGAAAGATATGACCCAAAAGGCCAGCGCCTTATCCCTGAAGGTCCGATAA
- a CDS encoding cyclic nucleotide-binding domain-containing protein, translated as MTNVKNKIPPIMQLNYKKGELVIKEGDYGISIYKLLKGKVEIFTQSNGREIKLATIGPGEVIGEMVFLYGAIEPRTASARAVENSKLEIWHPARLTTEYQQMPSTLKYIIDQTLRHLIRMNKVYSSLTFKLEEEKKKETAGEPLDSKRRYYRKEIGQLCEYRPIGSASDIHLEGVLKDISRGGLALGISSENVANISHVPGDEFFISTTLPNEKHLDINAKIVTIRKDEQPGRVLLGMAFTRLTDHDRKILGFFLMP; from the coding sequence ATGACAAACGTTAAAAATAAAATACCCCCGATCATGCAGTTAAATTATAAAAAGGGCGAACTGGTCATTAAGGAAGGCGACTACGGAATATCCATCTACAAGCTCCTTAAGGGAAAGGTAGAGATATTCACGCAGTCGAACGGCCGCGAAATCAAGCTGGCCACCATAGGACCGGGTGAGGTCATTGGGGAGATGGTTTTCCTTTACGGGGCCATCGAACCCCGGACCGCATCGGCCCGGGCTGTCGAGAATTCAAAACTGGAGATCTGGCATCCGGCCAGGCTCACGACCGAATACCAGCAGATGCCTTCGACCCTCAAATACATCATTGATCAGACCTTGAGACACCTCATTCGCATGAACAAGGTTTACAGCAGCCTGACCTTCAAACTGGAGGAAGAAAAAAAGAAGGAAACGGCCGGCGAGCCGCTGGATTCGAAGAGGCGATACTACCGTAAGGAAATCGGGCAATTATGTGAATACCGACCCATTGGTTCCGCGAGCGACATTCATTTGGAAGGGGTGCTCAAGGACATCAGCCGCGGCGGGCTGGCGCTTGGCATAAGCTCCGAAAACGTCGCCAACATTTCTCATGTGCCCGGGGATGAATTTTTCATCAGCACCACCCTGCCCAATGAGAAGCATCTGGATATAAACGCCAAAATCGTTACCATCAGAAAAGACGAGCAACCTGGCAGGGTCCTCCTGGGCATGGCCTTTACCCGTTTGACAGACCATGACAGAAAGATACTCGGGTTTTTCCTGATGCCTTAG